The Leopardus geoffroyi isolate Oge1 chromosome C1, O.geoffroyi_Oge1_pat1.0, whole genome shotgun sequence sequence ACTTCAAAATGAAACTTTTCTTTTGACAGATAAACACTACAGGTGAAGATTGGTAAAAAGAAGCACTGATTACTGCGGTGGCCTGGAGAGGAAAAGCGCTGGTCGGTATATCACATGGACAAGCtcagtgttttccaaagatgCTGTTGAAGTAGTCTTTGCTACTGCTTTCCTTCAAAGCTCTTCATAACATGGGCTGCATGAAATCAAAGCAAACTTTCCCATTTCCTACCACATGTGAGAGTGAGAAGCAGCATGCAGGTGAAGAAAGCTTTATGTCTGGAGACAAATTTCTACCTAGGATGCCTTCTCCAGTTAATGTCGAACAGGAAGTGAAGAAACCATCAGGGCCCGAAACTGTGGTCTTCGAATTTGCACATCGCCTGTCCCAGGAAATCCTGAGTGATGCCTTGCAGCAGTGGGCAGGCAATAACATCAAGCACTATGACATCCCATATATTGAGAGTGAGGGGCCTTGACGCTGTAGGATGATGATAACTTAACTTCTTGAATTGTGGATAAAGTTGGTGCtagcttaaataaatgaaacaatagcaaaaactgatgtgaataaatacaaataactacgtctggatgtaaaaaaaaaaaaagtctatggtAATATCAAGAGTATACAATACTTACGTGAAATATGTTAAGCACTTTTTATGTTAACAGTGATTTCTACCTGCTTGGTCTTGGATTTTAGTCATTTAAAGGGCTAAACATAGGTCCTGTACCACAGTAATCAGCTGGTATGTCATAGCACTTTCTTCCTGAGGCAGTAATAGAATCACCAAAGAAATCCAATGGTTATTTTAAAGACACTCCTTTTAAAATTACTACTTgttaatttacacacacacatacaaataagaCATGagaaggtttttttcccccaaaaacgCCTTGGCAAGGAAATGGCACTTAAGCCACAGTAATTAACAGTGGGTCTTGTTTGTCAAAACCATTTGTGTCAAGGATTCCTACTTCTTAACACAAATGATCAAGCAGTAGAAAGCAACCCATGCAGAAATAGTCCACTTTGAAACCTGTCCTTAAGATATTTTTGTAGATGAAAAGCCTAACTACCACCTTGAACCTCAGGGCCCTAACTAACCTCAGCTATTACTGGATGACTCAAGACATCGCACATACGGCACCCGAACGAGATACAATTTACAGAAGTCATGACATTAATGTTTATGGTATTGAATTAAGCAGCCCAGTGAtataacaagaaaacaagaatttttacaaatagaaatacagtaaattttaaaacaaataacagaAGCCCTAGTCAAGGTAGAAAGCAGAACCTGTTCTCAGTGCTGCATGTATGTTAAGTTTTACCGTCTCAAAGATGCAGAAGGTTGGTATATGGGCAATCGTTCCCATTTTTCTTATTGACTGGTGGGACCAGTCTATGCATGAGTATTTACAGTTGTATTACAAAACAAAAGATCAAACGCTCCTCCAAAGAGTATTCGTGTGTGTGTACGGTAACAATGCCCTTAAAGCATTTAAAGCCatatatgattttcttaaattcGTCTACCTTTTTGAGGAAGTTTTTTAACAAGTAACTACTGTTTGAGATCAATGGTAATAGAAAATTTGGGAGGGGAAGAAGATATTGAGAAGGCATACCTGTAGAAAAATTGGGATGCAGTCACTGGAATTGTCTTTTCATCAAGATTTGCTGCACACTGACTTTAATTGGAAAGCGAATTATTTTTAAGTCTGCGTGCATTAGATTCTTTTATTTCCAACAGACCCTGGTCACCAATATCTaaagaaaggcagaagaagacctgagaaatatgtatttggccTTAAAAGCAGGCGGAAATGCTACCTCTAGTTTTAACCATGATACTTTGAAACCCACAAATAGAGTGAATTCTCCCGGCTGCATGGACAAAGAAAGTTCTTTGAAGTGAGTGATGTGCCATCTTTCCGTTGCCTTTAGACAGTCATTCAACTTTCATTTTACCTAGTCCCAAGATCTGAACTGTCCTGTTGTACTTGCAAtctagaaacaaagtagaaaaaactCACCATCCCCATTTATACAAGGATCTGAAGTCATAAGACTAAGGGACAAAAAGTTTTCTGAAAGTGCAAAACATATTTCCAGCTCATGAAGAAAAATTTAGGTTTTTGAGTATACTAATGACTCAGACAAAAGCTTAGATGTtgctgtttttcattcattttgtatctCACATCAGGATATTTTTGCTGCAAAGTCACTCACTGTTTAAAAGGTGTAATTAAGTATGTAAGGTAATACAACATTATGGTGAGAACACAAAGCCATAGCTACACTAAATTTTTCAGCATACATAGGGATGTAGACTGGCGAGTTTTATTACAGCTAAGTATTTTAACCTCAGGTTTCTCCTGTGCCTGGGCCCCTATTTCCCAGGGGGGTAGCAGGCACGCCTGTTCAGATCCATATCTAGCTAGAAGTATAATCTCTGTTGCCCTGACACTATGGCAGTATGGTTTTGTCACCAAGCACCAACCCCTCACTCCTGAATCATTTTAACAGAGTATAGTATCTTGTAGTATAGACTTATCTTGGAAATATATGCTGTATTATGTCAAAACATGGACAAGGAACTACAAGGCTTGCGTAATCAGTGAGTTAGCAGATAAACCAAGTTGGAGGCAGGCAGGAAAAAGAACTGGATAAGCAAATGTGTACCACGTGTGATCATTATCAAGATATAGTTTGGCCTTGATGACGAGACAGATGAGAACATCTTTGATAGGATTCCTTCTATCATACCTTCATATTTAAATACTGGATTTACTTCACTTTGAACTTTCATGAACAGTAAAAGGTCTATCTGAGAAGGAAGGAACATATAAAACAGACGACTGGAAGAATTATTAGCTACTGGAAAGGGAGACATTTGTTCCAACTTCTATCACAAACACAGATGAAATAAGAATAGTGGCCAAATCATAGGGGAAAGGAAACTGGGGGGAAAGAGGGCTCAAGAAACAGCACTCACGTCAGGCTCCATCAGAAGACACACTGCAAAACAAGTCTCCAATGTTCTTGACTGAGGGAAGGGACACAGTAGCAAGTTCCTTTCTTTACCACCCTGACAGGTGACCAACTACTGACTCTTTTCTCTCGAGAACATCCAGGATAGGCGCAGATGAGCCACAGCCAGTGCGACAAAGAACCTGCTGATGGCAACTGTAAACGAAGATTCTCAGAGGAAGCGTGCAGGTTCCTCACTTACACAGACTCCCGTAACCCCGCAAAAGTGTTTCCCTGCTCCCTTCTCCAGTTAAAGGTCTCCTGTGTGCTCTTACCTTTCAGTTACAAGCCTTTGATATCAGAGTGCTCCATTTTTCAGTTGCCTTATCTGTCCTTTGCTAACCACCTATGGTCATTAGCACTCAAAGCACAATTTGGAAGGGGATAAAAACGATCCTAGTTCCAAAGGAATAATTTGTGTCAAATTGCCTTATTagtattaaaaatagacatactgctgaatgaatgagctaGCATGACACATGTATCCTACTTAATATCATTGCCATTTTATGAGATGAGGGAACTATACTTTTTTATTGTATAGTTTTAGGAATCAAGTAAATTCAAGGAATAgtagttaaaaaacaaagttccAACAAATCTATTGTTTGCTTAATCATAAGGCCCTCACTATGTATCTGTGTGGCCAAATAGAACATATCTTCCTTGGGCAAGTGGGCACAAGCTCAGATGTACTCCCTATCTCTTACTTTGCAAAACTCACATTTTGTTAGCTAATTCTCTTCCTGTAAGACTTAGCTATGAAAtggtatattttttccaaatatttttgagaaaacatttttttctaactgtACAATAAAAGTCTAGTTGCAATTAACTAGCTATGAGTTCTTATTAAAGCAAATGCCTTTCAACATTGTAGACTGTCAAATTTTTTGACATAAAGAACTTAACATTTTATGCATGTCTAATGAAtacaaagtgaataaaaatacaaataatttcttGGATCATTCAGGTCCAATTTAAGAGCTTTaagaatataaatgtaaacatgtCCATTATCATGCTGTCTTTAGTCTAAATCTGTTCCTCACTTTTTGGGGGGCGGAATGCttcatgttaaatattaaaaatagaaaatttaaagcaactCCTTCTAGACTGCGATTTCCTCATCTAAAAGAGGAGTGCAGGATATAAGTTTTGATGTCTTTCTCAGTTCTTCCACCTTTGTTATTGAAATctgaaattttcttcatttctgagggGTTTTGGATGAAGGAAAAACTGTAACAAGTTATAAATGATAAACTGGCCTTTAAAGGTCATTCTTCTCTAGACTTTAATGTGCCAAGTCTGGAACACCCTGCAGTTTCTTGTGTACCTTAAAAACTTATTTTGTCAACAGTACCAATTATTGaaggtatttctattttgaacAAAACTCCTGGCTTTcgacttttttttcctcctgatttaAACTACATAATGGCAAATAATTTCCcacacttcctaatttctcattctgtcagtttaacaaatcctaaaaaaaacaatgagaactAATGCTTTCACTTTCACTATAGGAAGGATTCTGGTTAATTTTAGGGAAGACCAAAGATGAGTTAATAATACTAGAGAGATAACCTCATAAAAACCTTTTTGCTTTCCCTGAGATTTCTAATATTATAAAAGGAACACTTCTACagtaacataattattttaaaatagatttattcaTGCAGAAAATTCTATGAAGCATTAACACAATAGACAAAAAAATTTCAGGGCCATTTCTTCATCATCTATATATAGGTTTATTTAATCAATGTACAAACTACTACCCAAAGCCAAAACATAAGGTTCCCATTTCAATTAGAGATTTCAACTCCACAATCTCTAAAGAATTTCAgattttcccatctataaagcaggggttggcaaacgtTTTCTGCAAAGGatcacacagtaaatattttaggctttgctaGCCTGAcaatctctgttgcaactactcaaagcacccatagacaatatgtaaagaGATGAGTATAGTTACGTTCCAATAAAGCTTCATTTGTGGACACTGATacttgaatttcatgtaattttcacacaTCATGTAATATTAgtatttgctttcttcctctaaccatttaaaaatgcagaaaccattcttagctggtggaaaaataaataacaggcaGCAGGCCAGATCTGGCCCATGTGCCATAGTTTGCCAACATCTACTCCAAAATAATCCCTTAAAAATCCAGTCACCTTATAATTTCAAATCGTTACTTGCCAGAGACTTAAAGTAACTATTCAAGTCTTCTTCAGTAACTTCTTTTAAATTAGCCGGTTTCCATTTTGGGCTCTGGTCTTTATCTATTAAAACTGTCAAGTGAAGACATAAGAAATGTTAGTACATTTCTTTCAGGTATTACCAGATTTTAATTACCGAACTGACAGAAACTACCTTACACAAGGCATATTTTCTATAGCACTTTTTCTGCAAAGTTTAAATCTTTGTATgtgttccatttttctttttaaattaagccCCAACAGAATTTGGATGGATGATGACCCATGTGGTTATCTCCCAACCTGCTAAGTCTGATGCCCGGAACTTGAATATAGCCTATGAACTAATGTGGTTTAAGACTTGgaactctttttccttcttcaaacaAAACTGTAAATGAAATCTTCCTGTTACAAAACAGCTAAAACCAGGGTTGGTGTAGTTTaaagggaaggcaggggagggtggagggccCAGATCTGCCTTCTAACCTCCTCCACATTGAGTTGAAAGGAAAATTACTTAGAAGGGGATGACTTTATGCATAATTAAACGAGGATACTGTTTTGCTGAATCCTCTGGTTCACACAGCTCTGCATTAAAATACCAGACCACCTTCAGGTTATCATAAGAAACTCGACTTCTCTTATTTCGGTGTAGTCATCATTTAGTGTAGCCACATAGCATCCCCACAGGATCATAAGTATGAGGCAATCGGCAAACTTCTCCTTTAAAAAGGTAGGTGAGTGTCCACTTCCTGGTTGTGACTGTATACTATAGTTATACAAATGTTACTGTTTGGGAAAACTTGGAGGGCGCATAGGATctctctatattatttcttaaaactgcatgttaatctacaattatctcaaaaaaatttttaaaagagaaagggactAGGTATGGTTATGGGAGGGAATTTCaaccatatttaaaatgtaaataattcttgtgaatgataaaaatatttaaacataaaaactctgaacttaaaaaaccaaatttagtattaaaaagttaaataaggggcgcctgggtggcgcagtcggttaagcgtccgacttcagccaggtcacgatctcgcggtccgtgagttcgagccccgcgtcaggctctgggctgatggcccagagcctggagcctgtttccgattctgtgtctccctctctctctgcccctcccccgttcatgctctgtctctctctgtcccaaaaataaataaacgttgaaaaaataaataaataaaaaaaaataaaaagttaaataaagaagcaatctggaaaccaagaaacaggaagTAAAGGGGCTTTCTGCATTATTAAATGTGGATACTAGAGGTTTTTAAGGCTTGGCTGCCTAGCTACATGATTCTAGCTAGTATCAGATCGGTGGTAACACTGAACACTGATGTTATGATCCCTGCCAGTTTGACAGTTTTACATTCCCCAGACagcataagtaaaaataattctgGAACATTTCTTCAAgaatctcttcctttttaagCCCTCTGGCCAATGCTATCATGCTATCTACCTCCTTGACAGTCTGAAgggcaaaatgaaagagaatatcaGTCAAATCTGtatgttcttttatttcaaacTGACATAATTTTTTACTTAGCATAGATATAACAAGTTCTTGCCATGTAGACAGCTCAGGGTTTTTCAAGTCTCGTGAGGCACCCACTCAAATCCCATTTGGTAACACTCTAGCTCTGCTGAAataacctatttttattttcttctataaccAGGAAGAAGTTTATTCTAGATGTTGGGAGTAAGAATTTTTAACAACCACTCCCCTAATTTGCTAGTTTATCTAATTTGCTAACATATTTTACCATTAGCAAACTGTAGCAAACATTTTGTTATTATGCAAGAACACCAAACAGTTTTACTCAGAATAGATACTGCTTTCAAAATAAGGAGCTTATGCTAAAGATGGGGCAGTATACTTTCTCTTCATTAGAAAGTAGCTTGATAAGCTCTTGCCTTATGAATCAGAATGTTGATGCTGCTTGGTTTTAACTCTGTTTCCTTAAGATAATAGacagtaaatatgaaaaaaaaaaccttcgttttttaagtttaagaaggGCTGCTATAACATATAATGAGTATTTTAGCAATAAAACCCAAATAGCACACATGTCCTTCTAATAACTAATAGTTGTCTAGGCTCTGATCCACATGCAGCAAGAATTTGCAGGGAATTAGTGGGAAAAGTGCTTATTTTACCTGGTTTCTATAAAACATATAGCCATCTCCTCTGACTCAATTCCCTGTGTCTTCTAAGAGAATTTAAACccctgcttatttttaattttttttttaacatttattcatttttgaaagacagaaagagacagagcatgaatgggggaggggcagagagagagggagacacagaatctgaagcaggctccaggctctgagctgtcagcacagagcccaatgcggggcttgaactcacggacggtgagatcatgacctgagctgaagtcagccgcccaaccgagtcacccaggcgcccctaaacccctgcttatttctgatattttatcaTGCCATAAATTAAGATAATTCTACAATGGTGACCAGTATTTATCAAAGCTTACAGCTCAGAGAACATAATCTTTTATTTAGATAAAGTAAATACAGAGTCTGTACTATATTAAAGtgatcaataaaaacattaaaaaattagatgtgCAAAACACATGCAAAGGTTAAGAATTCATTTTATACAACATAAAAAAACAGCTATTATTTACAGGGATATGAGCTTATACATAAAAAATTGTTGCAaatttgctaaaaa is a genomic window containing:
- the CC1H2orf88 gene encoding small membrane A-kinase anchor protein; its protein translation is MGCMKSKQTFPFPTTCESEKQHAGEESFMSGDKFLPRMPSPVNVEQEVKKPSGPETVVFEFAHRLSQEILSDALQQWAGNNIKHYDIPYIESEGP